TTTGGTCACCAAACATTGGCTTATAGACATTTAGTTACTAGTAAATTCTcgttttaaaaatcttattctAGACAGCTCTCCAGCCAGAatatatttgccttttctctatGTAGTTAGTGTTACTATTCTTTAAATATACCAGGACACAATTTTTAAACCAGTAGCTCTTTGGCTTGAAATCTTTGAAAAGTCCTAGTTGAGAATAATCATTGAAGTAAGTCTGTTCAGCAATGCTTAAATAAGCCATTACGCAGTTTATGTTAAAATCTTCATACTTAATTCAATAAATAGGGTTTGACTGCACTCAGAGAACATAAACCAATTTTGCATCAAGATATGTGCCAATACATATAAAAAGAGTAGCCAACCACTACTTCAATTTTCCTGGTAAAACTCCTACTTAATTAATGTGTTCAGGTGTCGTTTCCTCAGAGGACTTACCATTGTCTCTAGACAGCACAGTAccagacattttcatttaaaagcagcaCAACTTTGAAACAATATAGCTCCTCACAGAAAATCTCTATAACAACATGAACACTGACAAAGCCTTTAGCATCTTATCAAAAAAGGCAGCAGCCACCCACCACTTTGTGAACTTAGGACTGATATAAAGTTGCATCTAAAACATAgtaaaaagcaagagagagaagcaCTCTGAAGCTAAAGTCTGATGTAatttgtgaccaaaaaaaaaaaattagatccAAGTGCAATAACTGCATGTTAGTTAAACACtgctaaataaaatgaatgttgCCCCCCTGAAGAAATTAAACTCACTCTGctaaacaatgaaataaatttgGTAGGCCTGGTCATAGTTCCTTGAGTTATCATTATGAAAGGGCAGGCCTGGCTGAGGTCACTGTTGTCTTCTGCCAAAGTACCCACATAAATGCTTCGTTTTGGATTCTATGCAGTTGATGGAAAAAACCTATTCCTATTTTTCCCCTAATGCTTTACAACTCAAACAGCATTAGCTCAGGAACCTGTTTAGGTATTTGTATTGAGGCTTTTATCTGACCTGCCTGTGTTCTCTGATGTGAACAGATAGTTTTTGAAGTTCTATCCATAGATAGAACCTATGGAATAAATTCCGAGTCCTCCAGTTGAGTAAGCTGTTTTCACTGATGGCAGCTCTCTTATCTGTGGTGAAGAGAATATGTGTAACATATAAAGAACGTTTACATGCCACTTCTGCTGCAGGGTATATGTTAATTCTCACAGGCTTAAGCCTTTTCCAAATCATTTTTCATACATGTAGTTCTTAAAATTTGCCATATCTTATGTCACCTATATAACAAGAAAACCAAATTGCAATTGTACCCTACTAAATCTGGGAGTTCAGTAGTAAGAAATCCAACAATATCAGTAAGATACCAAAGACTGCACCAGACTTGTCACTGGTACTCACAGATTCCACAACCTCCTTTGCAGCTGAGAAGGATGCgtgtttgcattttcagtttgtCAATAAATCACAGACATTCCTTTCTTCCAATGTGTAGAATTTTAACAACTATCTTCCTTTCATTGCCTTAAGGAGGATGAGATAGAAAGGTGTGCAAAATAAGGTGATATGCATTTGTGCTGATTTTATGCaccagcaaaaaagaaaatgcactcTTTACACTTGGTAGATAAGAACAATTTCCCTAGCAATATAGGAAGAAGGCAACCTTGCAAATCCAGTAtcaaacaaaaatcaaatgtatttcatatagacatctctattttttaaaatacaatatgtACAAGAATAGTTTTCTTCCTCCATCTCATTTTTGGTTCATCAAGACTAACCAGAGATTggaaaaagcaatttattatCTAAGAGACAGCAGAATAGTCATTGCATAAACTTtcagatatatatacacacacacgctgctctctttaagaaactgaaatgcaaacGTTAGCTGATCCAATTGTTGATCTTACCAATCTTTTCTAAATAAGCAAACAGAGTATGTTGTCATTATAAAAAAACAGAATCCAGGCTTTTCCTATGCCcctcagttttcattttcaaaatgaccTCTTAAATTAACATTCATCACAGGTATGTCATTTCATTCTATAATGCTGCCGGTTGCTGCAAACTACTCAAGTAGTCTCACAATATCCATGTTAATCTTGCCTGTAATGTCCTACAAATCAGCATCCTAATTCCAGCAGGAAGCTGCAAGCTCCCCCAAAGTGCACAGAAGACTAAGCAGTGAGCTTGTTTGTTTATTCCTCTATTTGTGACATTTGGTTAAGTGGCTCCACCTGCTGTTTTAATaactaagaaaatgaaatattattaaaaaaacaaaacaatgctgGAATTCGGACTGCAGTAAGATGAATTATCAGTTGTGACCTTGCCATGGTGTGAAATGTTTATGACAACCAAAAATCTTTAAgacagtatttgaaaatacaacaTTCATAcgtttacaaaaaaacccagagccaTGGCCCACTTCTGGAAGTgtgagggggggaaaggacAAAAGTCTCACTACTTAGATGTAGCACCAAGTagtttcagaaaagcagctaCACCAGCACAGGAAgctttctctggttttgttcatCATCAAGATGCAAGTCTGATAACTTGCTGAATCAGTcaccaggtttttttcttccttaatagTTCGCATCTACTTGAACAGCATCTTTTAAGCTCTCTGATGACCCTACATGTGTTGAAGCCAAAAAAATTTCTAAAGGCCTTGTAGCTCACAACACAACTCCAACACATTTGCACTTCTTAATTATTCATATAAGAGCTCTGAGACACTTTTGCCCTGAACGTCAGGTTCTCAGTGACCAAACACAGTATGAGAAACTTGACTTCTGTGAGGTTCAAATTAAGTTAACCCTTCACACATTTCACTACCATGCTACAAATCTGCAAATCTGCTGTAGCTGCCCTGGTTGACCTGGTTTCCTTTCTCTCACAGGCGTGCAGATAAGGGGTGAACAAGGACCCCCTGGTCCCCCAGGCCCTATTGGACCAAGAGGACAACCAGGTCCTGCAGGAAAGCCAGGGTTTGGAAGTCCTGGTCCCCAAGGTCCCCCTGGTCCCCCAGGACCACCTGGATTCTCTGCAGTTGGAAAGCCAGGCATGCCAGGTCTACCAGGAAAGCCAGGAGACAGAGGACTCAACGGTGAGAAAGGAGAAGCTGGACCTGTTGGGCTCCCAGGCGCCAGAGGGCCACAAGGACCCCCCGGCATTCCTGGCCCCGCAGGATTGTCTGTTCCTGGCAAGCCAGGACCACAAGGCCCTCCAGGAGCTCAAGGGCCGAGGGGCCTCCCTGGCGAGAAGGGAGAGCCAGGTATCCCTGGTATAAACggacaaaagggagaaaatggaTTCGGCATTCCAGGCCGCCCGGGTAACAGGGGTCTTCCAGGCCCGCAGGGGCCCCGGGGCCTCCCTGGTCCTGCTGGGGTAGGGAAGCCTGGCGAAAACGGTCTTCCAGGTCAGCCAGGTATGAAAGGTGACAGAGGTTTACCAGGCGCACCCGGAGCGGCTGGTATCCCaggtccccagggtcccccagGAGAACCTGGAGAAGCCGGTGTCGGCAAGCCTGGGCCAATGGGACcaccaggagcagcaggcatcCCTGGAGCCAAAGGACACCCTGGACCTGCAGGCTTGCCTGGATCGCCAGGTCTTCCAGGATTCGGAAAGCCAGGCTTGCCAGGGATGAAGGGACACAGAGGGCCTGAAGGTCCTCCTGGCCTTCCAGGACCTAAAGGAGACCAAGGCCCAGCTGGTGTGCCAGGAGAACCAGGGCCTGCCGGGCCACCAGGGAACATGGGCCCTcaaggactcaaaggcctgcCCGGTGAGAACGGCCTACCTGGACCCAAAGGTGACACGGGCCCTGCAGGTCCCCCAGGATTCCCAGGAGCCAAGGGTGAACGAGGCCTACCAGGATTAGAGGGAAAACCAGGATACCCAGGCGAGCAGGGTCTTGCTGGTCCTAAGGGACACCCAGGTTTCCCAGGTCCAAAAGGCGACACTGGCCATGCTGGGCTACCTGGCTTGCCTGGTCCAATGGGTCCACAAGGAGTTAAGGGAGTGCCAGGCATCAATGGTGAGCCGGGCCCCAGAGGGCCTTCAGGAATACCTGGGATCAGAGGCCCCATCGGCCCCCCTGGCCTGCCAGGAGCCCCTGGCGCGAAAGGTGAGCCAGGAGCACCAGGACTGCCAGGCCCAGCAGGTATTTCTACAAAAGGCTTAAGCGGACCCATGGGACCGCCTGGACCCCCCGGGCCTAAGGGCAGCAATGGAGAGCCTGGCTTGCCAGGCCCCCCAGGTCCTCCTGGTCCCCCTGGCCAAACCGTACAGATGCCTGAAGGCTATGTTAAAGCGGGGGAGTCTCGGGAGCTATCAGGAATGTCTTTCATGAAAGGAGGAGCAAACCAAGCTCTTACAGGGATGCCTGTGTCTGCTTTCAGTGTCATCCTCTCAAAAGCCTACCCTGCGGCAACAGTTCCCATCAAATTTGATAAAATCTTGTACAATAGGCAGCAACACTATGACCCCAGAACAGGAATCTTCACCTGCAGGATCCCTGGACTGTACTATTTCTCCTACCATGTACATGCAAAAGGAACAAATGTTTGGGTTGCACTCTACAAAAATGGTTCCCCAATCATGTACACTTATGATGAGTACAAGAAAGGATACCTTGACCAGGCTTCGGGCAGTGCTGTCATTGATCTCATGGAGAACGATCAAGTATGGCTCCAACTGCCCAATTCAGAATCTAATGGTCTCTACTCCTCTGACTATGTTCACTCTTCTTTCTCAGGTTTCCTATTTGCTCATATCTAGCAACATCCCACTTACACTGTCCTGACACTCTCTTCTTCAGACCATTTTAACAGGGCACTGATCTGATTCATCACTAGCAGGTCATGCAAATTCAGTTTTgcaacagaaatggaagagggAGCGAGAAGGTGGAAGAGATTGTTCAAACCTAGTAGAATAATATTGTATGTTTTTAGAGAATTGTCACAAGAAATTTGTTTCAAATGATGATCAATTGTCCAACTGAATGCAACATTAAAATTTTATGAATTAATATAATGgaccagtcttttttttaaaaaaaaggaaaatcgGAATTTCTAACTTCTCATAACACAGCAAGTACCTGTTCCAGGACTCTTGATCATACTTCACTTTACTTGAATTAACTGAAGGTATTATTCAAAGTAAACAATCTCAGATACAGCACGGTCATCACAACAGACAGATAATATACTTCAGCAACATTAGTTTGCTGTCAGCTTCATCTTTAAGCTATCAAACAGGAGTCAAGAAAACACAACTCTAATATAGCGCATACCACGTCACTGTTTTAATTTAGTTCCACTTTTCTCATTAATTAATAACTATCTTGCAGAAAGGTAGATTTACAAATTATTACCTGTTACTGAAGATCTCAAACTTTCGCAATATCAAAAGCAACCAGATTTGAAGCCTAGAAATCTACCCAACTGTCTTTGATGTGCATTTTGTAATCTGCAGCAACAAACTagttcaacatttttttaagcaccTAACATTCTGTAAAACTACAATGTTCAGAGTATAGTAAAACAACTATCACCAAATCCAGAAGAGCATATCTTCACATGCATGCAGACACTCAGAATATCACAACAGCTTTACCACCCCAAAATTGGAGACAATCTTTGCAATGTTTTTCCCTGAACAGTTCATGGGACTATATTTTACTTAAATGGTAAACGTATCAGATGATCACAGTAATCAGTCAGTAGACATAATCATATTCACCATACCTATATCCATTCATGTCTCAAGCATTAGACATTACACTAATCTGTTATGGCACTATGAAAAGTTAATGGTATAAAGTAAGTTAGCTTAGTAAAATTAGTGCTTATAAATTATCTTATAAATTATACTTATAAAGTATCATATACATCAAAACCTTATAAACTCAAACTTACTTTtagcttaattttttaaacagaagttttTAATCACTTGAACTAAAAGTATGTAAGCTCATGTTTAAAAGTTTTGCAATACCACCATTTCTTCATGAAAGCAGAACCTAAGGCTTGTTATGTTGCATACATTTGAAATCAGCAGTTTCCCAAGTACTTGGTAATATGTTgggattaataaaaaaaagtgaggaCACCTTTATTTTGATCCATAGTCAGCAAAACTACGTAATGTTTTGGAAACTGTAAAGAACTACCAAGAAGGTAACTTTGCAgaattgttttttctccccttatTAAGTGCTGCTGGATAAGGAAGCCTGTGGCTTAGGCTATACTTTGGTAAAATAATAAGCGCTTAAGTAGAGAGTGTAACATGAGATCTGCTTATTTTAGCAGCCAAGTAGACCTAGGCAAGCAAATTGGTACTACTGTTATAAACATTGCACACAAATGTTTGTACGGAAATAACATAGTGGACAGTAACTCAATTAGTAAGTAGGAATCCTGTGATACCTTTTCTTTCAAgccaaaaataaaactcaagaCACTTAAGTCTGAATTGTCTATTCCCACTTTTCTACCTTCCTGTTTTAGGCCAAATATTAATTATAGATCTCCTAAGaattatctctttttttgcattaaacaCGTTTTCCTATGCAGTCACTCGCATTAGTTCAACAGCACTTCCCAGTATTTAAACATAGCATGTGCTGCTGCCAATACATTCAACCAATCTGGcacttttgtttcagaaacaaatagAGGCACTCCGTACTGGAGCTGGAAAATACTGCTCAGTAGTTGTAAATTGGTTACAACTGGTTAATTCCTTTACATCTGAAATGTATGCCAAAGCGCATGTCTAAAATTGTTGGACATGCTTGGTGCTCAGCAGTACATTACTGTCCTGTGATTCCAATTAGCTAGTCTCTGCACAAAAAACTGGGCCTAGACAGTATTCTTAAAGGCATGGTTCACCAGTTCTTATTGTCCACCCACTTGAAATCAGGTTTTGTCCTTTAACGACTTTGTTCCTTGAATGAACACATAGGACTTCAAATAAGTCTACAGCATAGTAGCTCAGGCCCATCTTTTTGAAGGCTTTTCATAATTGTTTAGACATAAGAGATGCTTTCTTAATGCCTTTAACACTAAAAAGCTAGAGATTACACACCAAATCGTGGCACAAGCACAACTTCTACCTTGATTTTTAGCTTTGGATACTCAATTTAGAGGGAGCCTTGAGAAGGTTTGTAAGATTcgtaaatttattttttaatattttctccaCATGAGGATCAGCAATCTACCTAAAGATAAAGCTCTTCCAGAAACCACGTCTTTTCTGAATCATGGGcatagaggaaagaaaatccaGTATGAGAcgaaaatgaaaacataatagCCTGTAATAGTATAAAACTCACTTCGAAAGGCTTCAAAAAGATTTCTGAGACAAATTTCAGTAGTTCTTAAGTGTTCAAACACATGAAGCACCCAAACAATCCCTTCTGTATTTAGCTGGAAAGCTCAGCAGAGACACGTAACAAATTTGTTTGCTTCTATCTTTGTTGCCATTTTCACAATTAAGACAAACAATGATCTCTCATCACTGGACTACATCAACATTAGGAATTTCTAATGCTTTGTAGATTTTTTGGAGGATTCCTTCCTTTTGGTCAGAAAAgcatctttgctttttgtttgttgtatTTGAAGTTGCCTATAAAGGATATAATGCACATATTACAGATATCTAGATCCACAATCTTCTGCCAAGACAACAGGGTAATACCATAACCTGCAATCAAAAAcatctgtctgtgtgtgtatatgtgtgtgtatgcatgcattTTTGGGGACAGAATGGAGTAGTTTAGAAAGATCCAAAGTTTTCCTCCCCAAAGTAACACTTCCTGTACATCAGCATACCACTTCAGAATACTGATTAATcacataaaagacaaaaaacaagttactaaaaaacaggttttaagTCTAGCACTTTCTTTGATAACTTTCCTTTTTGTAAAAGAAGGTCAGAGgcaaatttctctttttatgggCAATTTATGAAGTCTCTGCTGCCATGTTAGCCATGATCTTTTTacttccaaaatgaaatataatctTATGAACTGActgaaaatattagaaatatatCATTTTCACTATATAACAACAGATGCTATGGTTTTCAAAAGTGTCAGGGAAATGACAGGAAAAGACAATCAtggaagacagagagaaagcagCCTTTAAGAGAAGGCATTTTACAAAATTCTGCTATAGGAAGTTTTATCAGGCAACTTCCCCCTACAAAAACTATTGATTTTTCTGTCCAAACATCACCaaatctgaaatttttcatGTGGAAATAATTATACAATACTTCAAACCCTCATTACTCCTCTAAAGATCAAATTTTGTTTCCATAATGTGTTGTGGACCTTTGCCCACATATTTATACAGTGTAAAATACATCGCCATatgccatttattttaaaattgctcttTACTAGTTTATACAGAATATAAACCAAGTGAAACGCATACAAACTGATGTTAATCACCTTAaagctgcaaaatatttcagtaataaGTTAAAGATTTACAAAAAGGATTACTGAAGGAATTTAATGCTCAACTTGGATATCAATTGCAGAGGGCATTCTTGCAGGTATTACTAGATAAGAAATGACCATTTTGAAAACACAACTATCTGTGTTCACTGCTATGTGCCACCATGCTTTTCTGATAGTATTAACAGATTTCCGCCAAATTTTTTTGAGTTATTCCTCAGACAGAAAGATCTGAACAACACAAGACTGTTTTGGAACCCTCTTCCTCTACAAGCCTCAGTTCTTCACTTTTTTACAAGTAGAAGAGTGGGTTAATACCCTTCATTAAGCTGAGTCAGGACAATCACACCTATCTGGAAGAGCCATCCAAAAAAAATACCATAGGGCAATTATCTAAGGCAATTACCATAGCTAAgacaatgaaaagcaaaatccacCAGACACCTGATTATGATCAAAGAAACCATGTGAAAACCAGAAGGGACATAGAGAAACAAGGGCATACTGACAACAAATCAAAGTGACTTGCAAACACTTAAcagatttcaaaaaataaaatagtcagTCGTTCTGCTCTGTCACTGACAATGGCACTACTAAGACAGCAAGCGTTTCAACTTGGGAACTTTGTGTCTCCTCAACTGACCACTTAATAAGTTTGCTTTAGAAATTTTACCTTGACTAACAGTTACTGAGCCCTGCTTTTCTCTCAAGGGTTAAACCCTCTACAGGGCATCGAGGGCATGGAATTAAGTCAGGATGCTGTGGTTTTCCGGCCAGGCTCTGGACTAAGAAAGACGATGGGGCTTCCCGGTATCTAGATGTTGGGCTGCAGCCAGATTTAGGAGTTTCCTCAGGAAGTTATGTTAagcttgcagcagagaaaaaaaaaaaaatctctttggcACAAACTTGTGACAGAAGATTAGTACTGTTATTCTCATTTCACAGAGGAACCTGAAGCAAAAAGAGATACTTCATGGGAATATCACAGGTAAGTGTACAGGAAGAAATTCTCTGGTTCTTCTGACTCTGTTCAGTGTTTTTATCCACTGGACCAcattattaaaaggaaaataagaccACTATGAAGCCTGTCAAAGTGATGCATGACAGAGCATAATACtttcatatattaaaatatttaagtagcGTGTACAACCTGCATTGTTTTACTTCTGATTTTACAGAGTTCTATCCAAAACAACTCATGCCTATCGGTTACTAtgtttttcttatatttttaacaCTGTTGTGCATGTGCCtcatgactttttaaatagaGATTCAGGTGAATTAAATTAAGTACCAATTCTGATAGTAGTTAGAAAGGATTAAGTCATATCACACATTCATTTGTATGCAGATTCCATGCTTACATACACAAACAGGTACCGGATAGGTAGGTATATGCATAAACATACACATGTACTCACAAATAGACACTCACAGAAATAAACCGAAACTATTATGTCTGATTTCAAAGATCAGACTTTAACTTCTGCTTGATCTAATTAATTTCCAAAGAACACATTATTCTTTTTGCCAAACACTGCACGATCCAcaccttttaaaacaaacagctttcaTGATTTGCAATAAGAATtaacaaaaatgctaaaaaatagTTACAGTTGATTAGGATTGGTTTCAtatcagcagaaaacaaaggataTGTTTATTTCATGTATGAATAAGTTCCTAGAGGAATTCTTAACTACCAAACACACTCTAAGCTCCAATGGAAACACagtagcaaaaccaaaaatattttaggaatatCTCACTTTCTTTTAGAATATGCATCCTGACATCAActtctatttttgtttggaaCCTCTCTGAGACAATTTTGCttgaaagaaatagagaaagtAGTAGAGCTCTGGTGAACAAAAGGTTTTAAGAAGATCCAAACTACACCTGTGCCTAATAAATGTTGCATGAACAGAGGTAATTCTATCAAAAATATTATCAGCAAAATTATACAGAATTCTGAACAGATCTGCATATAATCTTTTGAcaaccctcccaccccccccccccccagttaaaaataatttcaattacTGTGCACACAGGCAAGATGATTAACCTTTATTCTCAACTTATTATTTTATATGCCTAATAAAAACTTGGAAGTTAAGTCtgtgaaggaggaaaagcatTTCTAGTGGAAGGCTATCAAAGATGTTTTCCAACTCTAATTTATATTACAGTATTATAAGGTTTGCTTTGGATGGAGGAAggctattattaaaaaaaattcctctgcaATTTCTAGTAAATTTAtaacaaaataacagaattttaaaaagatttaaaaaataggaaaacaatCTCCTCACCACTGTGTCAATACTACATGAGGAATTATAACCAAAACTGGACCGCCAAAGAAAATTATCAAATATTAGTTActactcttaattttttttccaatacatttctgattttattaaGGAGTACAACACCACAAGGAACAGAATCAAAATACAGTTCAAGGATGCCCACATTACCATACCAATCatgggaagaaataatttttcctctaAACTCAGTGAAGTAGCACATCACAAGTGTTgttaaaaacagcaaaacagttcCAGCTAAACTAAATagaaatagtaatgataaagATGCTCTGTTTCAGGATAAACATGTGTCTACTATACAGGCATCTGTAAGCTTGAAAAGTAAGAGCTCTGCTGAGTAGCCTACAGTGTACttgcaaatgtatttgttcTGGCAAGCCCATATAATATTTTCAGCTAGTATAGTAAGTTTTCAGTGAACCCACTTACCtttaaaagctgttattttatAATTGTGCTGGATAGCAGCCACCATGTCCTTCCAGAAGTCATATTTGTTCTGACCATCATGCTGTAAGTGTCAAAAGGAACCTAGTCATTATATCAAGTATCAGCTATTTCGAGTTTTCATATTGAAACAGTGACAGGAATGCCATTaataaacaaaagtattttg
This genomic interval from Pelecanus crispus isolate bPelCri1 chromosome 3, bPelCri1.pri, whole genome shotgun sequence contains the following:
- the COL10A1 gene encoding collagen alpha-1(X) chain; the protein is MHLQISLLLLFCLNIVHGSDGYFSERYQKQSSIKGPHFLPFNVKSQGVQIRGEQGPPGPPGPIGPRGQPGPAGKPGFGSPGPQGPPGPPGPPGFSAVGKPGMPGLPGKPGDRGLNGEKGEAGPVGLPGARGPQGPPGIPGPAGLSVPGKPGPQGPPGAQGPRGLPGEKGEPGIPGINGQKGENGFGIPGRPGNRGLPGPQGPRGLPGPAGVGKPGENGLPGQPGMKGDRGLPGAPGAAGIPGPQGPPGEPGEAGVGKPGPMGPPGAAGIPGAKGHPGPAGLPGSPGLPGFGKPGLPGMKGHRGPEGPPGLPGPKGDQGPAGVPGEPGPAGPPGNMGPQGLKGLPGENGLPGPKGDTGPAGPPGFPGAKGERGLPGLEGKPGYPGEQGLAGPKGHPGFPGPKGDTGHAGLPGLPGPMGPQGVKGVPGINGEPGPRGPSGIPGIRGPIGPPGLPGAPGAKGEPGAPGLPGPAGISTKGLSGPMGPPGPPGPKGSNGEPGLPGPPGPPGPPGQTVQMPEGYVKAGESRELSGMSFMKGGANQALTGMPVSAFSVILSKAYPAATVPIKFDKILYNRQQHYDPRTGIFTCRIPGLYYFSYHVHAKGTNVWVALYKNGSPIMYTYDEYKKGYLDQASGSAVIDLMENDQVWLQLPNSESNGLYSSDYVHSSFSGFLFAHI